In the genome of Streptomyces fagopyri, the window GCCCCGGACACCACGGCGCCGACCAGCGGGATGAACGCGAACAGGAAGATGAAGACGGCCAGCGGAACGGCCATCGGGACGTCGAGGAAGTAGATTCCGAGGCCGATGAAGATGGCGTCGATCAGAGCCACTATGACCGTGCCGCGCACATACGCCGTCAGCGTCCGCCACGCGCGCGGCCCCGCTCCCGCCACTCCCGGCCGTGCCGCCGCGGGCACCAGCTTGAGCGTCCACTCCCAGATCCGCTTGCCGTCGTACAGCAGGAACAGCGTCGAGAACATCGTGAGGAGGATGCCGGTCAGCGCCTCCACGATGACCGTGACTCCTTCGAGCCCCGCCGACGTGATCTGGTCGGTGTTCGCGCCGATCGCGTCCCGGAGGTTCTTCGCGATCTCGTTGATCTGTTTGTCCGTCACATGGAACGGGCTGTTGAGGAGCCACTTGCGCAACTCGTCGATGCCGTCCTGGATCTGGTCCGAGAGATTGTCGATGTTCTCCTGGACCTGCCAGACCACGAACCAGCCGACCAGACCCATGATGACGAAGCCCAGGATCGCGGTCAGCGCGGTGGCGAGCCCCCTCGGGAACCCGATCCCCTTCAGGCGTGCCACCGTCGGCTGGAGCAGCGCGGTGATGAGCAGCGCGGCGACGAAGGCGAGGACGACCAGTTGTACGGCGCTGATGACGCGCATGAGCACCCAGAGGGTGCCCGCGAGGACGAGCAGCCGCCAGCCGGCCTCGGCCGCGACGCGTACGCCCCACGGCACGGCCATCGAGGGATCGGAGCGTCCGGCTCCCTCGGACACCTGGGCGACCGGAGCCGCGGTCGTTACCGGCACCACGTGCGGGGAGACGGGAGCGGGCGAGGGCGGGGCGGCGGAGTCCGGGGCGGGCGTCCCCGTGCGATCCGGGTCGCCTCGGAGCGCGTCGTCGTGTCGCCCGTACGGATCGGCGGAGTCCTCCGCGTCCCGTACGGCACCGGTGGAGAAGACGTCGTCGAGCGTGCCCGAGGACTCCTTCTCCACCTCGGCACGGCGTTCGTCCAACCGTTCTCCGAGCTCG includes:
- a CDS encoding AI-2E family transporter, producing MSRVPGWLGRLGAGLTELGERLDERRAEVEKESSGTLDDVFSTGAVRDAEDSADPYGRHDDALRGDPDRTGTPAPDSAAPPSPAPVSPHVVPVTTAAPVAQVSEGAGRSDPSMAVPWGVRVAAEAGWRLLVLAGTLWVLMRVISAVQLVVLAFVAALLITALLQPTVARLKGIGFPRGLATALTAILGFVIMGLVGWFVVWQVQENIDNLSDQIQDGIDELRKWLLNSPFHVTDKQINEIAKNLRDAIGANTDQITSAGLEGVTVIVEALTGILLTMFSTLFLLYDGKRIWEWTLKLVPAAARPGVAGAGPRAWRTLTAYVRGTVIVALIDAIFIGLGIYFLDVPMAVPLAVFIFLFAFIPLVGAVVSGALAVVVAVVTQGVFTALMTLLVVLAVQQIEGHILQPFILGRAVRVHPLAVVLSVAAGGLVAGIGGAVVAVPLVAVTNTVVGYLRSYAREPAQRYAPGPHGATAPEPVPADPPS